In Saccharothrix violaceirubra, the following are encoded in one genomic region:
- the cimA gene encoding citramalate synthase, with protein sequence MTTLGDSFHVYDTTLRDGAQREGISYSVSDKIAVARLLDSLGVGFIEGGWPGALPKDTEFFARAAAGDLTLKHAQLVAFGATRKAGVKVHEDQQVRALLDAQAPVVTLVAKSDRRHIELALKTDVAENFAMVRDTVKFLVDEGRRVFLDAEHFFDGFAFDPDTALRTLESAVEGGADVVVLCDTNGGQLPLGLAETVHDVVARTGFRVGIHCQDDTSCAVANTIAAVQAGATHVQCTANGYGERAGNADLFAVVGNLVTKLGLPVLPTESLAELTRVSHALAEIANIAPDSHQAYVGSSAFAHKAGLHASAIKVDPELYNHIDPETVGNGMRVLVTEMAGRASLELKGREFGIDLTRRPDALTNVVRKIKELEAAGWSFEAADASLELLLRDELSELDAPPFTLESYRVVLDHQKDGGIVSEATVKVHVGGERVIATAEGNGPVHALDAALRKALRPHLSWVDSVELNDYKVRILTDQHGTDAVTRVLVESTDGEREWTTVGVHGNIVEASWLALCDALVHKSLSPSQA encoded by the coding sequence GTGACCACGCTCGGCGATTCCTTCCACGTGTACGACACGACCCTGCGAGACGGCGCGCAGCGCGAGGGCATCTCGTACTCGGTCAGCGACAAGATCGCGGTCGCGCGGCTGCTGGACTCGCTCGGCGTCGGCTTCATCGAGGGCGGCTGGCCAGGGGCTTTGCCGAAGGACACCGAGTTCTTCGCCCGCGCCGCCGCCGGCGACCTGACGCTGAAACACGCCCAGCTCGTGGCCTTCGGCGCCACGCGCAAAGCGGGCGTCAAAGTCCACGAGGACCAGCAGGTCCGCGCCCTGCTCGACGCGCAGGCGCCGGTCGTGACGCTGGTCGCCAAATCGGACCGGCGGCACATCGAACTCGCGCTCAAGACCGACGTGGCCGAGAACTTCGCGATGGTGCGCGACACCGTGAAGTTCCTGGTCGACGAAGGGCGGCGGGTCTTCCTCGACGCCGAGCACTTCTTCGACGGCTTCGCGTTCGACCCGGACACGGCGTTGCGCACGCTGGAGTCCGCTGTGGAGGGTGGCGCCGACGTCGTCGTCCTCTGCGACACCAACGGCGGCCAACTCCCCCTGGGACTGGCCGAGACCGTGCACGACGTGGTCGCCCGGACGGGCTTCCGCGTCGGCATCCACTGCCAGGACGACACGTCCTGCGCGGTGGCCAACACCATCGCGGCGGTGCAGGCAGGGGCGACCCACGTGCAGTGCACCGCCAACGGCTACGGCGAGCGAGCGGGCAACGCGGACCTGTTCGCCGTCGTCGGGAACCTCGTGACCAAGCTCGGCCTGCCGGTGCTACCCACCGAATCGCTGGCCGAGTTGACCCGGGTCTCCCATGCCCTCGCCGAGATCGCGAACATCGCACCCGACTCCCACCAGGCATACGTCGGGTCGTCGGCCTTCGCCCACAAGGCGGGGCTGCACGCGAGCGCGATCAAGGTCGATCCGGAGCTGTACAACCACATCGATCCGGAGACCGTCGGCAACGGCATGCGGGTACTGGTCACCGAGATGGCGGGTCGGGCCAGTCTCGAACTCAAGGGACGCGAGTTCGGGATCGACCTGACCCGCCGGCCCGACGCCCTGACCAACGTGGTGCGCAAGATCAAGGAGCTGGAGGCCGCCGGCTGGTCGTTCGAGGCGGCGGACGCCTCCCTGGAACTGCTCCTGCGCGACGAACTGTCCGAATTGGACGCGCCGCCGTTCACGCTGGAGTCCTACCGGGTCGTGCTCGACCACCAGAAGGACGGCGGCATCGTCTCCGAGGCCACGGTCAAGGTGCACGTCGGCGGCGAGCGCGTGATCGCCACCGCCGAGGGCAACGGGCCGGTGCACGCGCTGGACGCGGCGTTGCGCAAGGCGTTGCGACCCCATCTGTCCTGGGTGGACAGTGTGGAGCTGAACGACTACAAGGTGCGCATCCTGACCGACCAGCACGGCACCGACGCCGTCACCCGCGTGCTCGTCGAGTCGACGGACGGCGAGCGCGAGTGGACCACGGTCGGCGTGCACGGCAACATCGTCGAGGCCAGTTGGCTGGCCCTGTGCGACGCGCTCGTGCACAAGTCCCTCAGCCCGTCACAAGCGTGA
- a CDS encoding TROVE domain-containing protein — protein MSRFNTATARPVGSGPIHTESTPSTLTHEGAPGYARDTKSALFLLAVSNMAGEDTYYEKAGDRDARYADLVHAAALEDPKWTARFLAWLRSEANMRSAPLVGACEFVRARLTAQRRRRGANRAVIASVLQRADEPGELLAYWTSRYGRAIPKPVKRGVADAVLRLYDERSLSKWDSAGRGFRFGDVLNLVHPTPRADWQGDLFRYALDRRHGNAEEIPESLTVLRQRGDMLSWPVEQRRALFANDVVASSVLRTAGMTWESVAGWLQGPLDARVWEALIPSMGYMALLRNLRNFDEAGVSDQVAASVSARLADPGQVARSRQFPFRFLSAYEAAPSLRWGHALDQALQASLAQLPALPGRSLILIDTSASMTGTSLSARSKVTPAKAAAVFGVALAAKGVDVDLRGFASGEFVHTVPRGGSVIREVDRFLSRIGEVGHGTDIAGAVRRSYNGHDRVVIVSDMQTMTGGVDTAVPGHVPVYGFNLGGYRAAAMATVGNRHEFGGLTDATFRMVPLLEAGRNADWPF, from the coding sequence GTGTCCAGGTTCAACACCGCCACGGCACGCCCGGTCGGCTCGGGTCCGATCCACACGGAGTCGACGCCGTCGACCCTCACCCACGAGGGCGCCCCCGGGTACGCGCGGGACACCAAGTCCGCGCTGTTCCTGCTCGCGGTGTCCAACATGGCCGGCGAGGACACCTACTACGAGAAGGCCGGCGACCGCGACGCGCGGTACGCGGACCTCGTTCACGCCGCTGCCCTGGAAGACCCGAAATGGACGGCGCGTTTCCTGGCGTGGCTGCGGTCGGAGGCGAACATGCGCTCCGCGCCGCTGGTCGGTGCCTGCGAGTTCGTCCGCGCACGCCTGACCGCGCAGCGGCGACGGCGTGGTGCCAACCGGGCCGTGATCGCGTCCGTGCTCCAGCGCGCCGACGAGCCGGGTGAACTGCTCGCGTACTGGACCTCCCGGTACGGACGGGCGATTCCGAAGCCGGTGAAGCGCGGGGTCGCGGACGCCGTGCTGCGTCTGTACGACGAGCGCTCTCTGTCCAAGTGGGACTCCGCTGGGCGCGGGTTCCGGTTCGGTGACGTGCTCAACCTCGTCCACCCGACCCCTCGCGCGGACTGGCAGGGCGACCTGTTCCGGTACGCGCTCGACCGCAGGCACGGCAACGCAGAGGAGATCCCCGAGTCGCTGACAGTGCTTCGTCAGCGCGGCGACATGCTGTCGTGGCCGGTGGAACAGCGACGCGCCCTGTTCGCCAACGACGTCGTTGCCTCCTCGGTCCTGCGTACGGCGGGGATGACGTGGGAGTCGGTCGCCGGGTGGTTGCAAGGACCGCTCGACGCGCGCGTGTGGGAAGCGCTGATCCCGTCCATGGGCTACATGGCCCTGCTGCGCAACCTGCGCAACTTCGACGAGGCAGGGGTGTCCGACCAGGTCGCGGCGTCCGTGTCGGCGCGGCTGGCCGACCCGGGCCAGGTGGCGAGGTCGAGGCAGTTCCCGTTCCGGTTCCTGTCCGCGTACGAGGCCGCGCCGAGCCTGCGCTGGGGCCACGCCCTCGACCAGGCGCTGCAAGCCTCGCTCGCGCAGCTGCCCGCGCTGCCCGGCCGGTCGTTGATCCTGATCGACACGTCCGCGTCGATGACCGGCACGTCGTTGTCCGCCAGGTCCAAGGTCACTCCCGCCAAGGCTGCGGCGGTGTTCGGCGTCGCACTGGCCGCCAAGGGTGTCGACGTGGACCTGCGCGGGTTCGCCTCCGGCGAGTTCGTGCACACCGTCCCGCGCGGCGGGTCGGTGATCCGCGAGGTCGACCGGTTCCTGTCCCGGATCGGCGAGGTCGGCCACGGCACCGACATCGCCGGCGCCGTCCGCCGCAGCTACAACGGCCACGACCGGGTGGTCATCGTCTCCGACATGCAGACCATGACCGGCGGCGTCGACACTGCAGTCCCCGGGCACGTGCCGGTCTACGGGTTCAACCTCGGCGGCTACCGGGCGGCGGCCATGGCCACCGTCGGGAACAGGCACGAGTTCGGCGGGCTGACCGACGCGACGTTCCGCATGGTCCCGCTGCTCGAAGCAGGCCGGAACGCGGACTGGCCGTTCTGA
- a CDS encoding S8 family peptidase, protein MSRSRVVARSAVPVLAAILVVGSTAGTALAAEDQPAPSVATATGLDAGMVDTKVVDRLSTATGTVTAFVELEAKPAVDAYEEKADQGGTKQQAKDAAKASKAESGKVADSVVGDLKGKDGATRELYRTANGVPGVVVRADAEKLRELATRSDVKSIRTVVPKQRTNASAVQLTKTLNAWQSYGKLGDDTRMGIIDTGIDYTHADFAGPGTPEAYKAVDPTKVDPSFFPTAKVVGGYDFVGDAYDGESPDPEINTPKPDPNPLDCNDHGTHVAGTAAGFGVNADGSTFKGDYTKLTPEALNAMRIGPGTAPKALLYGLKVFGCTGSTNVTSLALDWSLDPDGDGDFSDHLDVVNLSLGSDYGAPDDPDSLFVRKLNKAGVLTVFSAGNGGDLYDIGGSPGSTPEALTVASTRDAAVLRDAAEVTAPGAVAGSKPGQYSQSYDYAGKDTTKPVVKLTDPANLDGCLPFSAADKAAVAGKFVWLEWDDNDATRRCGSAGRSNNASAAGAVGAVFSSALENFNAGIAGNAAIPVFQFTGSATASLRPALDAGTLVVRLAGDLRTSLPTYNQALTDTPSTFTSRGVRGPVVKPDVAAPGDTIASALVGSGNKTLVISGTSMAAPHTTGIAALVRQAHPDWTTEEVKAAIMNSAGADVKENGKTFAPNRVGAGRIDGKAALDNQVLAYVEDDKGAVSASFGTVEVAKPVALTKTIKVVNKSTKWVDYKVGYEALTTIPGVAYELSAETVRLAPRGVAKVRVTLRITDPKALAKTVDPTIVPTQLGVPRQFLADASGRVVLTPKSGATVALRVPVYSAPKPAADIDTVNTLQFKGKNTQAVLNLTGRGVDQTGYRSLISVLELQATSPKLRDCKRNVTTNCALNETAKGGDLRFVGAASTAPLARQQGKAADSVLGFGIATWGNWYNLGNNTSPFVDIDTDGDGTFDFEVYATKLSDTDLLVAATVNLATGATVSVQPVNGQWGDVDTNVFDTNVVVLPVPLVDLGIDPNGSTARLSYQVGVTGFYKAPGATDGLVDSIGKKLSFDPLKPGLWVQGGGDAALSYQSKPGTALVVNRDAAALAADGADSLLVINHHNATGDKADVVKVRGGAKAGA, encoded by the coding sequence GTGAGCCGATCTCGCGTTGTCGCCAGATCAGCCGTACCGGTATTGGCGGCGATCCTCGTCGTCGGTTCGACCGCCGGTACCGCGCTGGCCGCGGAAGATCAGCCCGCGCCGTCCGTCGCCACCGCGACGGGCCTGGACGCGGGCATGGTGGACACCAAGGTCGTCGACCGGTTGTCCACCGCGACCGGCACGGTCACCGCGTTCGTCGAGCTGGAGGCCAAGCCCGCCGTCGACGCGTACGAGGAGAAGGCCGACCAGGGCGGGACCAAGCAGCAGGCCAAGGACGCCGCCAAGGCGTCCAAGGCCGAATCGGGCAAGGTCGCGGACTCCGTCGTCGGCGACCTCAAGGGCAAGGACGGCGCCACCCGCGAGCTGTACCGGACCGCCAACGGCGTGCCGGGCGTGGTCGTGCGGGCCGACGCGGAGAAGCTGCGCGAACTCGCCACGCGGTCGGACGTGAAGTCCATTCGCACCGTCGTGCCCAAGCAGCGCACCAACGCCAGCGCCGTGCAGCTGACCAAGACGCTCAACGCGTGGCAGAGCTACGGCAAGCTCGGCGACGACACCCGCATGGGCATCATCGACACGGGCATCGACTACACCCACGCCGACTTCGCCGGTCCGGGCACGCCCGAGGCGTACAAGGCCGTCGACCCGACGAAGGTCGACCCGTCGTTCTTCCCGACCGCCAAGGTCGTCGGCGGCTACGACTTCGTGGGCGACGCGTACGACGGCGAGAGCCCCGACCCCGAGATCAACACGCCCAAGCCCGACCCGAACCCGCTGGACTGCAACGACCACGGCACGCACGTGGCGGGCACCGCGGCCGGTTTCGGCGTCAACGCCGACGGCTCCACGTTCAAGGGCGACTACACCAAGCTCACGCCCGAGGCGCTCAACGCCATGCGCATCGGCCCCGGCACCGCGCCCAAGGCCCTGCTCTACGGCCTGAAGGTGTTCGGCTGCACCGGCTCCACCAACGTCACCAGCCTCGCGCTGGACTGGTCGCTCGACCCGGACGGCGACGGCGACTTCTCCGACCACCTCGACGTGGTCAACCTGTCGCTGGGCTCGGACTACGGCGCCCCGGACGACCCCGACAGCCTGTTCGTGCGCAAGCTGAACAAGGCCGGCGTGCTGACCGTGTTCTCGGCCGGCAACGGCGGCGACCTCTACGACATCGGCGGCTCGCCGGGCAGCACGCCCGAGGCGCTGACCGTGGCCAGCACCCGGGACGCGGCCGTCCTGCGCGACGCCGCCGAGGTCACCGCGCCCGGCGCGGTCGCGGGGTCCAAGCCCGGCCAGTACAGCCAGTCCTACGACTACGCGGGCAAGGACACCACCAAGCCCGTCGTGAAGCTGACCGACCCGGCCAACCTCGACGGCTGCCTGCCGTTCTCGGCCGCGGACAAGGCCGCCGTCGCGGGCAAGTTCGTGTGGCTGGAGTGGGACGACAACGACGCCACCCGACGCTGCGGTTCGGCGGGCCGGTCCAACAACGCCTCGGCCGCCGGCGCGGTCGGCGCGGTGTTCTCGTCGGCGTTGGAGAACTTCAACGCGGGCATCGCGGGCAACGCGGCCATCCCGGTGTTCCAGTTCACCGGCTCGGCCACCGCTTCGCTGCGCCCGGCGCTGGACGCGGGCACGCTCGTCGTCCGGCTCGCCGGCGACCTGCGCACCTCGCTGCCCACCTACAACCAGGCGCTCACGGACACGCCCAGCACGTTCACCTCGCGTGGCGTGCGCGGCCCGGTCGTGAAGCCGGACGTGGCCGCGCCCGGCGACACCATCGCCTCCGCGCTGGTCGGCTCGGGCAACAAGACGCTGGTCATCAGCGGCACGTCGATGGCCGCGCCGCACACCACCGGCATCGCCGCGCTGGTCCGCCAGGCCCACCCGGACTGGACGACCGAAGAGGTCAAGGCCGCGATCATGAACAGCGCGGGCGCGGACGTGAAGGAGAACGGCAAGACCTTCGCGCCCAACCGCGTCGGCGCCGGTCGCATCGACGGCAAGGCCGCGCTGGACAACCAGGTCCTGGCCTACGTCGAGGACGACAAGGGCGCGGTGTCCGCGTCGTTCGGCACGGTCGAGGTGGCCAAGCCGGTCGCGCTCACCAAGACGATCAAGGTCGTCAACAAGAGCACGAAGTGGGTCGACTACAAGGTCGGCTACGAGGCGCTGACCACGATCCCGGGCGTGGCCTACGAGCTGTCCGCCGAGACCGTCCGGCTCGCGCCGCGCGGCGTGGCCAAGGTCCGCGTGACGCTGCGCATCACCGACCCGAAGGCGCTGGCCAAGACCGTCGACCCGACGATCGTGCCCACCCAGCTCGGCGTGCCGCGCCAGTTCCTGGCCGACGCGTCGGGCCGCGTGGTCCTCACGCCCAAGAGCGGCGCGACCGTGGCCCTGCGCGTGCCGGTGTACTCGGCGCCCAAGCCCGCCGCGGACATCGACACGGTGAACACGCTCCAGTTCAAGGGCAAGAACACCCAGGCCGTGCTCAACCTGACCGGCCGGGGCGTCGACCAGACCGGCTACAGGTCGCTGATCAGCGTCCTGGAGCTGCAGGCCACGTCGCCCAAGCTGCGCGACTGCAAGCGCAACGTCACGACGAACTGTGCGCTCAACGAGACGGCCAAGGGCGGTGACCTGCGGTTCGTCGGCGCGGCGTCCACTGCGCCGCTGGCCAGGCAGCAGGGCAAGGCGGCCGACTCGGTGCTCGGGTTCGGCATCGCGACCTGGGGCAACTGGTACAACCTCGGCAACAACACCAGCCCGTTCGTCGACATCGACACCGACGGCGACGGCACGTTCGACTTCGAGGTCTACGCGACCAAGCTGTCGGACACCGACCTGCTCGTGGCGGCGACGGTGAACCTCGCCACCGGCGCGACCGTGAGCGTCCAACCGGTCAACGGCCAGTGGGGCGACGTGGACACCAACGTGTTCGACACCAACGTCGTCGTGCTGCCCGTGCCGCTGGTCGACCTGGGCATCGACCCGAACGGCTCGACCGCGCGGCTGTCGTACCAGGTGGGCGTGACCGGGTTCTACAAGGCACCCGGCGCGACCGACGGCCTGGTCGACTCGATCGGCAAGAAGCTGTCGTTCGACCCGCTCAAGCCCGGCCTGTGGGTGCAGGGCGGCGGGGACGCGGCGCTGTCGTACCAGTCCAAGCCGGGCACGGCGCTGGTCGTGAACCGGGACGCGGCGGCGCTCGCGGCCGATGGCGCGGACAGCCTGCTCGTGATCAACCACCACAACGCCACCGGCGACAAGGCGGACGTGGTCAAGGTGCGCGGCGGTGCCAAGGCCGGCGCGTAA
- a CDS encoding 3-isopropylmalate dehydrogenase — protein sequence MRLAVIPGDGIGPEVVAEALKVLGEVVPAAEITRYDLGAARWHATGELLPESVLGELRQHDAILLGAVGDPSVPSGILERGLLLRLRFELDHHVNLRPARLYPGVRSPIADPPEIDMVVVREGTEGLYAGNGGLLRKDTPHEIATEVSINTSFGVERVVRDAFARAANRPRKHLTLVHKTNVLTHAGSLWSRVVEEVSLQHPDVTVAYQHVDAATIHLVTDPARYDVIVTDNLFGDILTDLAAAVTGGIGLAASGNLDVTRRNPSMFEPVHGSAPDIAGQGIADPTAAVLSVALMLDHLGESEAARRIEASVAFDLATRDHTSPGATYAVGDRLAALVSSNARAGA from the coding sequence ATGCGGCTCGCAGTGATCCCAGGGGACGGGATCGGGCCCGAGGTCGTCGCCGAAGCGTTGAAGGTGCTCGGTGAGGTCGTTCCGGCCGCCGAGATCACCCGCTACGACCTCGGAGCGGCGCGTTGGCACGCCACCGGTGAACTGTTGCCCGAATCCGTGCTCGGCGAGTTGCGCCAGCACGACGCGATCCTGCTCGGCGCGGTCGGCGACCCGTCGGTGCCGAGCGGAATCCTGGAACGCGGCCTGCTGCTGCGGCTCCGGTTCGAGCTGGACCACCACGTGAACCTGCGCCCCGCCCGGCTCTACCCGGGTGTGCGCAGCCCGATCGCCGACCCGCCTGAGATCGACATGGTGGTCGTGCGTGAAGGCACGGAAGGTCTCTACGCGGGCAACGGTGGCCTGCTGCGCAAGGACACCCCGCACGAGATCGCGACCGAGGTGTCGATCAACACCTCGTTCGGGGTCGAGCGGGTGGTGCGCGACGCGTTCGCGCGGGCCGCGAACCGGCCGCGCAAGCACTTGACGTTGGTGCACAAGACCAACGTGCTGACCCACGCGGGCTCGCTGTGGTCGCGGGTCGTGGAGGAGGTGTCGTTGCAGCACCCCGACGTGACGGTCGCGTACCAGCACGTCGACGCCGCGACGATCCACCTGGTGACCGACCCGGCGCGCTACGACGTGATCGTGACGGACAACCTGTTCGGCGACATCCTGACCGACCTGGCCGCCGCCGTGACCGGTGGCATCGGCCTCGCGGCCTCGGGCAACCTCGACGTGACCCGTCGCAACCCGAGCATGTTCGAGCCGGTGCACGGCAGTGCGCCGGACATCGCGGGCCAGGGCATCGCGGACCCGACGGCGGCCGTGCTGTCGGTGGCGCTGATGCTCGACCACCTCGGCGAGTCCGAGGCGGCCCGGCGCATCGAGGCGTCGGTCGCGTTCGACCTGGCGACCCGGGACCACACCAGCCCCGGTGCCACCTACGCCGTCGGCGACCGCTTGGCGGCCCTGGTCTCGTCGAACGCCCGCGCGGGCGCCTGA
- a CDS encoding DUF5047 domain-containing protein, with product MWAQSTRAAATITRSHSVRVRATAYGRTIGTLAGLPVVDGEVTVDSGSQVRRTGTVELASPSLWPYDPADILAPYGTEVLVEYGIVVSRTVTEWVPIIRGLITQATRTRGAGGSGPITLSLADRSIRVAEDRLDAPAQTVSGATTVAEITRLIQESIPTATVVDRTGSTQVAAVLEIERERWADGVEKLADSIGAEVYADPIGTFVIRPQPLLTDPVVWQVASGRGGILVERTDDLTRERVYNRVVATGERTDGTPPVRAVVSDTDTTSPTYYGGDFGKKPYFYTSPLLTSTGMATTAATTILARARGMQASVTLDAIVNPALDAGDVIRVVDEGRTTTHIVDKLTVPLGVGGVQTISTRSVDLEP from the coding sequence ATGTGGGCCCAGTCCACCCGGGCCGCCGCGACGATCACCCGGTCGCACTCGGTCCGGGTCCGGGCCACCGCCTACGGCCGCACGATCGGCACCCTGGCCGGGCTGCCCGTGGTGGACGGCGAGGTGACGGTGGACTCCGGCTCCCAGGTCCGCCGGACCGGCACGGTCGAGCTGGCCTCGCCGTCGCTGTGGCCGTACGACCCGGCGGACATCCTGGCCCCCTACGGCACCGAGGTGCTCGTCGAGTACGGCATCGTCGTGTCCCGCACGGTCACCGAGTGGGTGCCGATCATCCGGGGCCTGATCACCCAGGCCACGCGCACCCGCGGCGCCGGGGGCAGCGGGCCGATCACGCTGTCGCTGGCGGACCGGTCGATCAGGGTCGCCGAGGACCGGTTGGACGCACCGGCCCAGACCGTGTCCGGCGCGACCACCGTCGCCGAGATCACCCGGCTGATCCAGGAGAGCATCCCGACCGCGACCGTGGTCGACCGGACCGGGTCCACCCAGGTGGCGGCCGTGCTCGAAATCGAGCGGGAGCGGTGGGCCGACGGCGTCGAGAAGCTCGCCGACAGCATCGGCGCGGAGGTGTACGCCGATCCGATCGGGACGTTCGTGATCCGCCCGCAGCCGCTGCTCACCGATCCGGTGGTGTGGCAGGTCGCCTCCGGACGCGGCGGCATCCTCGTGGAGCGCACGGACGACCTCACCCGCGAGCGGGTCTACAACCGGGTGGTGGCCACCGGGGAACGCACCGACGGCACCCCGCCGGTCCGCGCCGTGGTCTCCGACACCGACACCACCAGCCCCACCTACTACGGCGGCGATTTCGGCAAAAAGCCGTACTTCTACACCTCGCCGCTGCTGACCAGCACGGGCATGGCCACGACCGCGGCGACCACGATCCTCGCCCGCGCCCGCGGCATGCAGGCGTCGGTCACCCTCGACGCGATCGTCAACCCGGCCCTGGACGCCGGGGACGTGATCCGCGTGGTCGACGAAGGCCGCACCACCACCCACATCGTCGACAAGCTCACCGTCCCGCTGGGGGTGGGCGGCGTGCAGACGATCTCCACCCGCTCGGTCGACCTGGAGCCGTGA
- a CDS encoding DUF1906 domain-containing protein has product MAQVLDYSAGIPGGAAIKAAGYAGAVRYIGLPGYTKSTTRSELDDFTAHGLGMALVFEHLASDWRGGYLAGSENYRRARQHATAIGFPADRPIYMAVDQDVVTNAEFGVALAYIRGARDAAGGDPGLVGVYGEYDVCAAVAAWRGPTGDRLCDWYWQCRAWSGTPVRLLDARHLYQRVGTVTVGGVDCDINDVLQDDWGQHLEDSVGVNDSLGEVTVGGNTFSLTLAKAVKELYLGAYEGGGDAGRLPAYIAANTAAAAWDTPLDNRYGGQVTAKTMLAYIDQHVNDVRAEQAAQREILAQLAQHPDITPERLEQVVRDAVQAANTAHLAEVTAVVREIVGARDENLADEVVDEIGRRTARAA; this is encoded by the coding sequence ATGGCCCAAGTCCTCGACTACTCCGCAGGCATCCCCGGCGGCGCCGCGATCAAGGCCGCCGGTTACGCGGGCGCGGTCCGCTACATCGGACTGCCCGGCTACACCAAGAGCACCACACGGTCCGAACTGGACGACTTCACCGCGCACGGCCTTGGCATGGCTTTGGTGTTCGAGCACCTGGCCAGCGACTGGCGGGGTGGCTACCTCGCCGGGTCCGAGAACTACCGGCGTGCACGACAGCACGCGACCGCCATCGGATTCCCCGCCGACAGGCCGATCTACATGGCCGTCGACCAGGACGTGGTCACCAACGCCGAGTTCGGTGTCGCGCTGGCCTACATCCGGGGCGCCCGCGACGCGGCCGGAGGCGATCCCGGCCTGGTCGGGGTGTACGGCGAGTACGACGTGTGCGCGGCCGTGGCCGCGTGGCGCGGACCGACCGGCGACCGGCTGTGCGACTGGTACTGGCAGTGCCGGGCCTGGTCCGGCACACCCGTACGGCTGCTCGACGCACGACACCTGTACCAGCGTGTCGGCACCGTCACCGTGGGCGGCGTCGACTGCGACATCAACGACGTGCTCCAGGACGACTGGGGCCAGCACCTGGAGGACTCCGTGGGCGTGAACGACTCGCTCGGCGAGGTGACGGTCGGAGGCAACACGTTCTCCCTCACCCTCGCCAAGGCGGTGAAGGAGCTGTACCTCGGCGCCTACGAGGGGGGCGGGGACGCGGGCAGGCTGCCCGCCTACATCGCGGCGAACACCGCCGCAGCGGCGTGGGACACGCCGCTCGACAACAGATACGGCGGCCAGGTCACCGCGAAGACGATGCTCGCCTACATCGACCAGCACGTGAACGACGTGCGCGCCGAGCAGGCCGCGCAGCGCGAGATCCTGGCCCAGCTCGCCCAGCACCCGGACATCACCCCGGAACGGCTGGAGCAGGTCGTCCGGGACGCGGTCCAGGCAGCGAACACCGCCCACCTGGCCGAGGTGACCGCCGTGGTCCGTGAGATCGTCGGCGCCCGCGACGAGAACCTGGCGGACGAGGTCGTCGACGAGATCGGCCGCCGTACCGCGAGGGCTGCCTGA
- a CDS encoding site-specific integrase, which produces MPRPPLRIGTYGEINTTRLTPGDVTPAKWRADCRYRDYAGKVGRLERRATTEAKAKAALKAALAEILNEDLPAGADTKFRAVAAVWLDRIRTEHVGTTYDRYKGRLEGHVLPAIGDLYLRECTPGRLGRVLSAMKANGLSAPTRRGVRTVLSGVLQEAVDRGLLGRNPVRDMGQIKDDGRKKAVAAYDDKQLVDFLARLDGDRYSARADLRDLIRLLFGTGARFGEALALQWGDVNLGSDAIRMRDSEEEVVVPAGGVWFHANLVSVTGKGVVRHEGKTATSRGVVVMPEFLVDLLRARKPDQVFPGTAIFPSALGGWRTPSNVQRAVRRMRIRIGYPRFTTHLGRKTVATALDRGGHSAREIAGILRHANPSMTQNIYMAKGEPNRRAAATIHRLHSA; this is translated from the coding sequence ATGCCACGCCCACCGCTCCGAATCGGCACCTACGGCGAGATCAACACCACCCGACTCACCCCCGGCGACGTCACGCCCGCCAAATGGCGTGCCGACTGCCGCTACCGCGACTACGCGGGCAAGGTCGGACGACTCGAACGCCGTGCGACCACCGAGGCCAAGGCCAAGGCCGCACTGAAGGCCGCCCTCGCCGAAATCCTCAACGAGGACCTCCCGGCCGGGGCGGACACCAAGTTCCGCGCGGTCGCCGCCGTCTGGCTCGATCGGATCAGGACCGAGCACGTCGGTACCACCTACGACCGCTACAAGGGCCGCCTCGAAGGCCACGTGCTGCCAGCGATCGGAGACCTGTACCTACGCGAGTGCACACCCGGCAGGCTCGGGCGCGTGCTGTCCGCGATGAAGGCCAACGGCCTGTCCGCCCCCACTCGCCGCGGCGTGCGCACCGTGCTGTCCGGAGTCCTGCAGGAGGCCGTCGACCGCGGGCTGCTCGGCCGCAATCCTGTGCGCGACATGGGACAGATCAAAGACGACGGGCGCAAGAAAGCGGTCGCCGCCTACGACGACAAGCAGCTCGTGGATTTCCTGGCGCGGCTCGACGGCGACCGGTACTCGGCACGAGCGGACCTGCGGGACCTGATCCGGCTTCTTTTCGGCACGGGCGCGCGTTTCGGCGAGGCGCTGGCCCTGCAATGGGGCGACGTCAACCTCGGCTCGGACGCGATCCGGATGCGCGACTCCGAAGAGGAGGTCGTCGTTCCAGCCGGTGGCGTCTGGTTCCACGCGAACCTGGTGTCCGTGACGGGCAAGGGAGTGGTCCGCCACGAGGGCAAGACCGCGACTTCGCGCGGCGTCGTGGTGATGCCCGAGTTCCTGGTCGATCTGCTGCGGGCGCGGAAACCCGACCAGGTCTTTCCGGGAACGGCGATTTTTCCGTCGGCTCTGGGAGGCTGGCGCACGCCGTCCAACGTGCAGCGGGCGGTGCGGCGGATGCGGATCCGGATCGGCTATCCGCGATTCACCACGCACCTGGGTCGCAAGACGGTCGCCACGGCACTGGACCGTGGCGGGCATTCCGCGCGCGAGATCGCGGGCATCTTGCGGCACGCCAACCCGTCGATGACCCAGAACATCTACATGGCGAAGGGGGAGCCGAATAGGCGGGCGGCAGCGACGATCCACCGCCTGCATTCGGCGTGA